The sequence CGCTGCTTCTCGCGCGAGATGCTCTCAGCTGCGCCGCCGAAGCGCGGGTCGGAGCGCATCCGCACCTCGGCGAACACCAGTATTTCGCCGTCGGTGGCGATGAGGTCGATCTCGCCCCAGCGCGAGCGCACGTTGCGTGCGACGACCTTCAGGCCCTGCCGCGTCAGATAGGTTTCGGCCAGTCGCTCGGCCAGCTGGCCGTCGCGCAGATGAGCCGGCAGTTGTTCCGTTTCGGACCGGCCCTCAGAATGCGGGCTCCCCAGAACCTTGTTAACGCTGTCATGGATTCGCTTGATCAACTGCATGCGCGCTCCTCCGGCTTGTTCAGACTGAACGACAGGCCAGCCCTGTATGTGGTTGCAACGCCGCTCGGCAACCTCTCTGACATCACCTTGCGAGCACTGGTTCTGCTGGGGAAGGTCAATGCCGTCGCCGCGGAAGACACCCGGCACACCCGCCGGCTCTTTGATCACTATGGCATACAGACCCGGCTTCTTGCAGTACATCAGCATAACGAGAATGCGGCTGCCCAAGGGCTGATAGGCCTGCTGGAGCAGGGCTCCCATGTGGCACTTGTCACCGATGCCGGCACGCCGGCCGTGAGTGACCCGGGCGCGCGCGTGGTGGCCCGGATCCAGGAGGCGGGCCATCCGGTGGTGCCGGTACCCGGACCCAGTGCAGTGACGACGGCCTTGTCGGTATCCGGTCTCGTCCAGGATCGCTTTCTCTTCGTGGGCTTCCTCCCGCCCAAGTCGACGGGGCGACGCAAGGAGCTCGAGAAAATTGCCGGAATCGAAGCCGCACTCGTTTTCTACGAGGCGCCGCATCGCATCCTCGAATGCGTCGAAGACCTGGTCGCGGTCTTTGGCGAAGTGCGGGAACTGGTGGTCGCGCGCGAGCTCACCAAGCTCTTCGAGCAGATCGTCCGGCTGCCGCTGGGACAGGCGCTCGCGTGGTTTGCCGCGGATACGGACCGGCAGCGTGGTGAATTCGTGCTGATCGTCAGCGCGCCTCTCGCAGCCAAGGACGTAAGTGCCGAAGCAGGACGTCTTCTCAAGGCGTTGATGGAGGAGTTACCCGTCAGCAAAGCCGCGCGAATCGTTGCAGATTTGACGAATTTGCCGAAGAAGCAGATCTACGACTATGCTCTCGGCTTGAACCCGCGCGACGAGACCTGAGGGTCTCGCTTCCGGGCAAACGGGCCACAGAGTCCGAGTGTTTTGAGCGGGCGCAGCGTGCGTCCGGACAAGCTAATGCCCCGGTGCTGCGCCGGCGTCGTGGCCAGACCGAGAAGACATGTTCCCCGAAATCCTGCGAGGCGCGACTTTGAAGCGCCTCCCCGCGCGTGTGTTCGAGTTCCTGCTGCTCAAGCAGGACCAGCCCCTGGTGCATCAAGCCCAGGTTCGCCTGTCGGCGCTGCGCGTCATTCTTGTCAGCAGCGCCGTGCTCGTTGCGCTCATCGCGCTCCACAGTGGCGTTGTGGCCTGGCGTAGCGGGCAGACGCAGGTCGTCTGGGTGTCGGCCGTCTTCTACGCCTTCCCCTTGCTGGCTCTGGCGCTTTCCGCGCGTTTTCCCAGAGTGGCCTCCAGCGTCCTGCTGGTTTCGGTCTATGTGGCCGGGTGCTTCATTGCGAGCTTCCTGCAGATTCCCGAGCTGCAACGGCTGGGCCTGCTCCTGTGCTACTGCGCGCCGCTGATCGCTGGCCTGCTGCTGGGCTATCGCCTCGCGCTCTCACTGGTCGCGATCAACCTGCTGCCCTTCCTTTTTGCTTCTTCTGGCTGGACTTCACCGGGTATTCCCGGCCTGGATTTCCGCCTGCCGATGGCGCCGGTCTACATCCATGGTCTGATCTTCGTCTTCTTCAATCTGTGCGTGCCGTTGGCGGTCTTCCGCGTGCTGCACGCGGCCGGGACGGCGATGGAGGGCCTGGCCGCGGCCAACGCGCTGTATGAGGATCTTTTCGAGCATGGCGGTACGGCGGCGGTGCTCTGTAACGGACGCGGCGTGATCCTGCGCGCCAACGCCGTGTTCGCGCGCCTCTTCGGGCGCGAGGACGATGTACGCCTGCGCGGCGGCCCCCTGGTCGCCTTGCTCCATTCACGCACCGACCTGTCAGGCCGTACGCCGCCAGGCCGGGCGCCACAGCGGGTGGGCGAGCTGGCGCGTGGCAGCGAATGGCTGACCGTGGCGGACGACGCCGGCCTGCAGCGCTGCCTGCAGGTGCGTAGCGCCTCCATCACCGCGCAGGGCAATCACGTCCTGACCTTCATCGACGTGAGCGACCTGCGCCGCATGCAGGCCGACCTGCACGATTCGGAAGCGCGGGCGCAATTCCTCGCCCAGCACGACGCGCAGACGGGTCTGCCCAACCGCACCTACCTCGGTGCCTGGGTCGGCGACGCGATGCTGCGCCACCCCGAAGGCATGCTTCTACCGGTGCTGGCCTTGCGCCTGAACATCCTGCGCCAGGTGAACGCCCGCTTCGGTTCGGCCGAGGGTGACCGGGTGATCGCCCGCTTCGGCCGTGCCTTGCGCGACTGCGGGGCGGGCACGAGTTTCGTGGCGCGGATCCGCGGAGTGGTCTTTGCCGCAGTGCTGCCGCCCGCCGCGAGCGTGGAGGACGCCCTGCGCCAGGGGCAGGCCTTGCTGGACGCGCTGCCGCGCGAGGTCGAAGCGGGCGACGAGGACGTGCGGCTGGATGTGAGTGCCGGCCTGGCCTTTCATCCCGGCGATTCGGACAGTCCGGTCGAGCTGGTGCGTCGCGCCGAGGTGGCGCTGGACGCCGCACGGCGGCGCGGCCGTCCGATCGGCGTCTTCGATCGCGAGGCGGCCGAGCTGACCGGGCGCCGGGTCGCGGTGGAAATGGCCCTGCAGCGCGCCGTCGAGCAGCGGGAGCTGAGCGTCCATTACCAACCAAAGTTCACCGCCGAAGGCCGCCTGCTGGGCTTCGAGGCGCTGATGCGCTGGCATTCCGCGAGCCTCGGCGAAGTCGCGCCCTCGGAGTTCATCCCGATCGCGGAAGAGGCGGGCATCATTTCGCGCCTGACCGACCTGGTGCTGGACGAAGTCTGCCGCCAGGTGGCCGAATGGCAGTCCGAGGGCATCCGTCCGCCGCGCGTGGGGGTGAATTTGTCCGAACGAGACCTCGATCGGGCCGACCTTGTGGACGTGGTCGTTGCCACCGTGGCGCGCCACCGGATTCCACCGCAGTCGATCGAGCTGGAAGTCACCGAGACCTTCCTCGCTGCGCAGACCGAACATGCGATCCGCCAGCTGCGGCTTTTGCGCGAGCACGGTTTCGGCATCGCGATCGATGATTTCGGCGCGGGCTATTCCTCACTCGCCAAACTGGTCGAGCTGCCGCTCTCGGGGCTCAAGATCGACCGGGCTTTCCTGCGCGAGCTCCCCGGAAACGTGCGGCGCGAACGGGTGGTGCGAACCATCGTGACGCTCGCGCGTGGCCTGGAGCTCGAAGTGATCGCCGAAGGCGTCGAGGATCCGGCGCAGCTGGCCTTCCTCGAGGCCCTGGGTTGCGACGGTTACCAGGGTTTCCTGTTCCATGCGCCGGCGCCGGCGGCACGCTGGCGCGGCATCCTCAACGAAGCTGCGGCCGGTTTGCGGCCGGGCGGCACCTCGCGGCGTCTGAGCGCGGTGCACTGATCCGCCGGGTGGTCGGACGGCCGCGCATGGCAAAATCGCGGTCTTCCCGCATCACCCGGCATTTCTTCCATGAGCGCACCGACCTCCATCACCCTGACCCGGCCTGACGACTGGCATCTGCATCTGCGCGACGGCGTTGCCCTGGCGGCCGTGGTCGCCGATACCGCGCGCCGTTTTGGCCGCGCGATCGTGATGCCCAACCTGCGTCCGCCGGTCACCACCGTCGCGCAGGCGGCCGAGTACCGGGAGCGCATCTTGAATGTGCTGCCCCCCGCCCTAAAGTTCGAACCGTTGATGACGTTGTATCTGACGGACAACACCGATCCGGACGAGATCACGAAGGCGAAAGCCAGCGGCTTCGTGCACGCCGTGAAGCTCTATCCGGCCGGTGCCACCACCAACTCCGACGCGGGCGTGACGGCGATGGAGAAGGTCCACGCGGTAATCGCGCGGATGGAAGAGGTGGGTCTGCCACTTTTGGTGCATGGGGAGGTGACCAATGCTGACGTGGATATCTTCGATCGCGAGTGCCGCTTTATTGATCGCGTACTTGCGCCGCTCCAGGCGCGCTTCCCGGGCCTACGCACGGTCTTCGAACACATCACCACGCGTGAGGCGGCCGAATACGTAAAGGCGGCGGGCGAGAACACGGCCGCCACCATCACCGCCCATCACCTGCTGCTCAATCGCAACGCGCTCTTCACCGGCGGGATCCGGCCGCATCACTATTGCCTGCCGGTCCTGAAACGTGAGACGCATCGTGAGGCGCTGGTAGAGGCCGCGACCTCCGGTTCGCCGCGCTTCTTCCTGGGCACGGATTCCGCGCCGCATGCGCAATCCACCAAGGAGTCGGCCTGCGGCTGTGCCGGCTGCTACACCTCGCACGCAGGCATCGAGCTGTATGCCGAGGCCTTCGAGGCCGCGGGCGCGCTCGACAAGCTGGAAGCCTTCGCCAGCCACAACGGCCCGGACTGGTACCGGCTGCCCCGCAATCCCGACAAGATCACCCTGGTGAAGCAGGACTGGACCGTGCCGCAAAGCCTCGACTATCTGCCGGACGATCCGCTGGTGCCCCTGCGTGCCGGCGGCACGGTGAGCTGGACCCTGGTGGAGAACTGATCCCATGCGCGCAGGCCCCTGGCTTCCGCTGCTTCTGCTGCCCCTGCTGTCCGCCTGCGAGAACGACGCCGCGGCCTATGCGGTCGAGGGGCGTAATCACGCGATCACGCTGGTGCGCGAGCAACCCTATCCCTTCGCGCCGACGGTCAAGCAGGCGCTGGTGGTAGCGCGCTTCCCCGATTGCCAGCGGCGCTTCGCGCTCGACGAGGGCACGGCTGCGGACAGTTTCAGGATGGA is a genomic window of Niveibacterium sp. SC-1 containing:
- a CDS encoding YraN family protein, with the translated sequence MQLIKRIHDSVNKVLGSPHSEGRSETEQLPAHLRDGQLAERLAETYLTRQGLKVVARNVRSRWGEIDLIATDGEILVFAEVRMRSDPRFGGAAESISREKQRKLVRSAEWFLAHGGKAWSGRPCRFDAVLLDRLHLSHIEWIKGAFDAD
- the rsmI gene encoding 16S rRNA (cytidine(1402)-2'-O)-methyltransferase, with the translated sequence MDSLDQLHARSSGLFRLNDRPALYVVATPLGNLSDITLRALVLLGKVNAVAAEDTRHTRRLFDHYGIQTRLLAVHQHNENAAAQGLIGLLEQGSHVALVTDAGTPAVSDPGARVVARIQEAGHPVVPVPGPSAVTTALSVSGLVQDRFLFVGFLPPKSTGRRKELEKIAGIEAALVFYEAPHRILECVEDLVAVFGEVRELVVARELTKLFEQIVRLPLGQALAWFAADTDRQRGEFVLIVSAPLAAKDVSAEAGRLLKALMEELPVSKAARIVADLTNLPKKQIYDYALGLNPRDET
- a CDS encoding bifunctional diguanylate cyclase/phosphodiesterase, with amino-acid sequence MFPEILRGATLKRLPARVFEFLLLKQDQPLVHQAQVRLSALRVILVSSAVLVALIALHSGVVAWRSGQTQVVWVSAVFYAFPLLALALSARFPRVASSVLLVSVYVAGCFIASFLQIPELQRLGLLLCYCAPLIAGLLLGYRLALSLVAINLLPFLFASSGWTSPGIPGLDFRLPMAPVYIHGLIFVFFNLCVPLAVFRVLHAAGTAMEGLAAANALYEDLFEHGGTAAVLCNGRGVILRANAVFARLFGREDDVRLRGGPLVALLHSRTDLSGRTPPGRAPQRVGELARGSEWLTVADDAGLQRCLQVRSASITAQGNHVLTFIDVSDLRRMQADLHDSEARAQFLAQHDAQTGLPNRTYLGAWVGDAMLRHPEGMLLPVLALRLNILRQVNARFGSAEGDRVIARFGRALRDCGAGTSFVARIRGVVFAAVLPPAASVEDALRQGQALLDALPREVEAGDEDVRLDVSAGLAFHPGDSDSPVELVRRAEVALDAARRRGRPIGVFDREAAELTGRRVAVEMALQRAVEQRELSVHYQPKFTAEGRLLGFEALMRWHSASLGEVAPSEFIPIAEEAGIISRLTDLVLDEVCRQVAEWQSEGIRPPRVGVNLSERDLDRADLVDVVVATVARHRIPPQSIELEVTETFLAAQTEHAIRQLRLLREHGFGIAIDDFGAGYSSLAKLVELPLSGLKIDRAFLRELPGNVRRERVVRTIVTLARGLELEVIAEGVEDPAQLAFLEALGCDGYQGFLFHAPAPAARWRGILNEAAAGLRPGGTSRRLSAVH
- the pyrC gene encoding dihydroorotase, with the translated sequence MSAPTSITLTRPDDWHLHLRDGVALAAVVADTARRFGRAIVMPNLRPPVTTVAQAAEYRERILNVLPPALKFEPLMTLYLTDNTDPDEITKAKASGFVHAVKLYPAGATTNSDAGVTAMEKVHAVIARMEEVGLPLLVHGEVTNADVDIFDRECRFIDRVLAPLQARFPGLRTVFEHITTREAAEYVKAAGENTAATITAHHLLLNRNALFTGGIRPHHYCLPVLKRETHREALVEAATSGSPRFFLGTDSAPHAQSTKESACGCAGCYTSHAGIELYAEAFEAAGALDKLEAFASHNGPDWYRLPRNPDKITLVKQDWTVPQSLDYLPDDPLVPLRAGGTVSWTLVEN